The window TACCTTGCGGTTGGCCTTGATCCTAAAAAGGTAACATTGTTTGTTCAATCCGAAGTACCTGAGCATGTTAAGCTCGGTTGGGTTATGCAATCTATTAGCTATGTTGGCGAATTAGAGCGTATGACTCAGTACAAGGATAAGTCTCAAAAGCAAGGGGATTCTATTCCAACTGCATTGCTTACGTATCCACCGTTGATGGCGGCAGATATTCTGCTATATGGTACGAATTATGTTCCTGTAGGGGAAGACCAAAAGCAACATCTTGAGTTGACTCGTAATTTAGCAGAGCGTTTTAACCGTAGATTTGGTGAAACTTTCGTAGTGCCTGATATCAAGGTCGGCGAAGGTGGCGCTCGCGTTATGAGCTTGCAAGAACCAACTAAGAAAATGAGTAAATCTGATGATAACCAAAATGCTACAATCCGTCTTTTGGATGCACCAGATTTAATCGTGAAAAAGTTGAAACGAGCTCAAACTGATTCTGATAATGCGGTTCGCTATGATAAAGAAAATAAACCAGGCATCTCTAACTTGATGGGAATCTACCGTGCTATTACAAAAGATAGCTACGAAGCTATCGAAGAAATGTACGCAGGCAAAGGTTACGGTGTATTTAAATCCGATATTGCCGATTTATTAGTAGCAACCCTTGAACCAATTCAACAACGTTACAATGAATTGATTACAAGCCCTGAACTGGATGTAATCCTTGATGAAGGGGCTGCTAAGGCGCATGCTAAAGCAAGTGCAATGTACCGTAAGGTAGAACAAGCTATGGGCTTGTGTCGTAAATAAAATCATATAGTAGACTTTCAATTTGTGAGGTAAACCATGACGAAACAAGAGGCGATGGAACGCTTTTCATCAGGTGCCGTACAACAGAGCTTAGAAATACATCGCGGTATACAATGGACCGGTCGCATCATCGGTCTAGTTGCGTGTGCGTTGATTGTAAAATATATGCCCTCAGACTGGGTGGAACGTGTATGGTATTATCTGTTGTTGCTCGTGATATTATGGACCCTTCATAGATTAGGTGAAAGTCAAGCTTTTATCTGTGAAAAGGGCCTCGTGTTAAAACGTAGGCCTTTTTCTGTGAAAGAATACTTTCACAGTTTATTCTATGGGGATGAATATTTCGTCTTTGTTGATTATGAGCATATTATTGGATTCACTGAGGAATGGCGTGAGTTGCAAGCAATGAATGGTCATGGTGGGATCTATGTGATACCACTTGATCTGCATCAGATGGCGTACAAGGATAAAATGGCGATGATTGAGGCTATCCATAAACATACGCAGTCATAAAGTACAGGTATGAAGCGTCATATAATATAGGTATACAGAAATATAAATATAGGACTACAGAAACATAAAGCAAATGAATCTAGAATCATAAACTATATATGTGGAGAGTCTGTAAAATAAAAAATATAAAATTCATCGAATTAACTATTTACAACTTTAATGAACTAAAGTATAATACAATCATTAAGTACGGAATCTAAATCTGTATTGAACATATTATTAAGTAGTAAATAGGCGATAATCGCCGTGGAGGATAGTTATGAATTGGAAAAAGATGATGGCCGTAGGCCTTGCAGCCGTGTCTATGATGGCATTTGTAACAGGTTGTGGCGGTGATGCTAAAAAAGCTAATACAGAATTGCCTAAGAAAGTTGTTATCGGTTTAGATGATAGTTTCCCTCCAATGGGCTTTAAAGATGAAAAAGGTGAAATCGTTGGCTTTGATATCGACATGGCTAAAGAAGCAGCTAAACGTGCTGGCATGGATGTAGAGTTCAAAGCTATCGACTGGTCTAGTAAAGAAGCGGAACTAAAATCAAAAAAAATTGATGCGTTGTGGAATGGCTTAACAGTTTCTCCTGAGCGGGAGAAAAATATTTTGTTCTCCAATACATATATGAAGGATAAACAATATGTCATTGTTCGTAATGACGATGATTCCATTAAAGGTAAAGCCGATTTAGCTGGTAAGGTAGTAGGCGTGCAACAAGCTAGTACTGGTGAAGCAGCATTGCAAAACGACCCAAGCGGTAAGACTGTTAAAGAAACAAAATCCTATGCGGATTTTGTAAGTGCCTTCATGGATCTTGGTATTGGTCGTGTTGATGCGGTTATTGCTGATGGTGTAATCGCTCGTTATCTCATGACAAAAGAACCTGGTAAATACAAAATCGTAGAAGGTACTGACTACGGTGTTGATAATTTCGCTGTTGGCTTCCGCAAAGATGATACTGCTTTGCGTGACAAAATTAATGGTATCTTAGCTGAAATGAAAAAAGACGGTACTGCTGATAAAATTGCTGAAAAATGGTTAGGCTCAGGCGCAGACTTAGATAAGAGCGATGCTAAATAGTACAATTCGTGATATACTAATAGTACTATGGTCAGTAGGTACAACTGATAATTAAAGAACGAAATGTACACTAGAGAAGCGGCCAGATGGCCCTTCTCTAGTCGTGTTTTGAAGGAGTCTTTCATGTTAGATTATTTATTGCAGATTATCCCAACTATCGCTGATGGTTTAAAGGTAACCGTATCGCTATTCTGTATTGTATGGATTTTATCTATTCCTGGTGGCATTTTAATGGCTATGTTACGCCTATCTAAATTGCCTTTAGTAGATAAGCTTGTCGATGCGTTCGTATATTTAATGCGGGGCACACCGTTGATGCTACAAATCTTATTCGTCTATTATGCATTACCAATCATCACAGACGGTGCCATTCAAATGGATGATGCGACGGCAGCAGTTCTTACCTTCGTATTAAACTACGCAGCTTATTTATGTGAGATTTTCCGTGGGGGTATTCAATCTATCTCTCGAGGTCAGTACGAAGGGGCGAAGGTGCTTGGTTTTACCTATGCACAAACTATGCGTAAGATCATCTTGCCACAAATGTTTAAACGTGTATTGCCTCCTCTTGCGAATGAGACGATTAACTTATTGAAAGATACATCTCTCGTGTATGTATTGGCGATGAATGATATCTTGCGTATTACAAAATCTATCGTACAACGTGACTTTGATATTTCTGCATTCCTCGTGGCAGCATTATTCTACTTGATCTTTACCTTTATTTTAACGAATATCTTCAACTACTTAGAACGAAGATTTGCTGTATACGAAGATTAATCTAATTCTATGATAGTTTGTCGTATGTAATGATGTAGCTAGTTTTATAGGTGAGATACTTTTATTTGATGCTATAGATGCGATTTTGTAGATGAGATATCTTTACTTGAGGTGCTGGTTATATACTTAATATGACGACGTAAGAGGTACTTATGACATTTGTAAATATGGAGCGTATTGAAAAACGCTTTAATAATCAATCAGTATTGCGCGATGTGTCGCTTAAAATGAATAGAGGAGAAATCGTTTCTATTATTGGACCTTCTGGTTCAGGTAAATCCACATTTTTACGCTGCTTGGGCCAGTTAGAAACGATTGATGGAGGCTCTATTACCGTTGATGGTACGGTTCTTGCTAGTACTGAAAATGGGGTTGTAAAATATGCTTCTCCTCAAACTCAGCATGAATTATTGCTTCGTATGGGGATGGTATTCCAATCTTTTAACTTGTTCCCACATATGACGGTATTAGATAATATTATGATTGCTCCACGTATGGTAAAAGGTATGAAAGATGATGAAATCTCACCGATTGCAGAGCAATTACTCAATAAAGTAGGGCTATGGGAAAAACGTAATATGTATCCATCTCGCTTGTCTGGTGGTCAGCAACAGCGTGTAGCTATTGCTCGTGCGTTAGCGATGAATCCTGAAATTATGCTCTTTGATGAACCTACATCTGCTCTCGATCCAGAGCTTACTGGTGAGGTTCTTAAGACGATTAAACAATTGGCGGACGATCACATGACGATGATTATCGTAACCCATGAAATGAACTTTGCTCGTGAAGTATCGGATCGTGTTATCTTTATGGCTGATGGTGTTATCCAAGAAGAAGGAACACCAGAACAAATTTTTAATCATCCGCAGAACGAAAGAACGAAAGCGTTTTTGGATAATATGTTATAGGAGGTTCTATGAAGTTACGTTTATTTGCGGCAACCTTAGCTGTCATGGCTTTGGGAACGACTTCTATTATGGCGGAAGGTTTACAGAAGACGCCTGATACACCTTTATCTATTGTGGAATCTCAGAAGGATTCTGCATCTATTTTGCCAGAACAATACAAATCCTATGCTACTAAGATGAACACGGTGGTAAAGGATTACAAAAATGGTTATATGTTCTCGATTCCTTGGCGTGTAGCTGATGGTGTTATGATAGATATGGATGTGCGTAGTGAGAGTGAACATATTCAAGGGTATTCCTTTAATTTAGCGGGCCCTACGCAAGAGGATTCCTATACAGTATCTTTTACTAAGCGTAATAATACACCACAAGAAGGGGTATCTCAAAAAGAATGGAATACAACTTGGTATGGTGTACCTATTAAGGGCATGTCTAATGAGGAGTATTTGAATATTTGGCGCCAACATAGCAATAACTTTGAACATAATGATATTGTTGGTGGGTTCTTTACTAAGAAAGGTGCAGTTTCCGCACGCTGGGATAAGAGTACACCAAAATCTTATGCAGATATGACATCTACAGAGCCGGTTCAGTCTGTATTTGAAGCAGAATTTATCATGGAGAAAGATCCAACTCATCGGTACAATTTGTCTAGCACATATGCTCCTGTTCGTGCAGAGTTTATGGAACTAGGTTTGATGGAGCATACCATTCCATCCTTTGAACTAATCAATAAGCGTGGTTCTAATGCTATTAAAGGGGTTAAAAAAATACTAACCGGCACAAGCGATATCAGTGTTGTAGAAGGTATCAAATTTACCTATCCGAAAGGTTTTACCCGTCTTAATGAAAAGGGCAAGATTGCTTTCACTAAACATAATGTACGCCTCGACATTGAGTCCTTTACAATTCCTGTACAAGCTGTTAGCTCCGGCATGCCAACTATGATGGCTAAGCAAATGCTTGGTGATTATTATCTTAAACAATTGGTTGATGTGAACAAGGCCACAATTACTCGTTATGAAACGCATATTATTGACGGTAATGTGATGTTCTATTTGGCGGGACATATGAAAAATCCAAATACGTCTGATACATCTGTAGCGGAACCAGTATCCTTTGGCGCGACGATTATTCTTGGCAATGAAGGTAATGTGGCAGTAGCTCGAATGATTGGTCCATCCGGTAGTAATCTTGCTACTCAGGAATTTATAGATATATTAGATGGCTTTAAATTGACTACTACACTCAATACAAACCAATCGTCTCAAGTTCTTTAATATACGCATAATATTCTTTTATTTGTATAATTCTGTACGATTTGTGCTATAATGTAATAAATCCTCAGAAAAAAGAGGAGTTTTCCTTGATGGTCTAGAATATATTAGTATAGGCTAAACGATATTTGATCATATCCCCTTTGAGGGATTAGGAATAGGAGGGGTTATTATGGTTACCTACAAAACTATTGTCGTACCTACTGATGGTTCTGAAAATGCTAAACGTGCGTTGGAACATGCTCTCGCTGTAGCGGATCGCAACCAAGCTGAATTGATTGTTGTTCACGTTGCAAATATTGTGTCTGCTATTTCCAATTTTGATCAAACACCAATTTCTGGTGGATACGTATCTGAGCAAATTGCTGAGGATATGGAAGAAACTGGTAAGGAAATTCTTAATGATGTAGTGAAAGAAATTCCTGCAGGCGTAAAAGTTAAAAGTGTTTTCGAAGTTGGCTCCCCTGGTCCTGCATTACTTGCAGTGGCAAAAAAATACAATGCTGATCTCATCGTAATGGGTAGCCGTGGCCTTGGCCCTTTGAAAGGCTTATTCATGGGTAGCGTAAGTAGCTATGTAACTAGCCACTCCACTTGCCCTGTATTAATCATTAAATAATTTATATCTTATATAGATATGATAAAAAAAAAGAGACTTTGGTTTCTCAAAGTCTCTTTTTTATATTAAAAATGATATAATGTTTATATGTATGCCATACATATTGGCGTTATACGTTAAGTCGTATCGATTAGTGAAACAGAAGAGCTACAAAAAAGAATGAATAGGATTGAAAAGGGGGATTATATGACCGACAAACAAGAATCATTGCTGAAGCTAGCAGAACTGTTTAAAATCTTGGGTGATCCTACACGCCTTAAAATAGTAGAGCTATTATTAGAAAGTGAAATGTGTGTTAATCACATTGCAGAAACCATGGAGATGGGACAATCTGCTATTTCTCATCAATTGCGTGTATTGCGCCAAGCACGCCTTGTTACATATCGTAAAGATGGGAAAACAGCATACTATTCTCTAAACGATGATCATGTTGAATGTTTAGTTCGCATGGGGATGGAACACGTAGCTCATCAATAATTACATTTTAGTATCAGGAACACATTTCGTCCTATTTAGGAGGAAATGTGTTTTTATATTTAATCTGAGTTGTATCTGATTATGGAGAAGTATATAAAGTGAATCTGTTAATGAAAAATATAGGAATATTAGTGGTATTTTTAGCTACTGTATTCTTATCAACAAAATCTATATGGGCAAAACTAATTTATTTAGATTCACTGAGCCCCTTGAATGTTCTTGTGTGTAGGGCTGTTTTATCATTACCTTTTTTTCTTATACCAATGATTCGTTTTGATTGGAATAGCGTGAATAAAAGTAAGGTTTTTAAATACTCATTTTTTGGAGCTATTCTTTATTTATCTTCATCTATAGCTGACTTTATAGGATTATTATATATATCTGCCTCATTAGAACGTGCTGTTCTATTTACATTTCCAATTTACGTTTTTCTGTTATCTTCAGATTTATCACGCATTACATTTTCAAAAGTAGTTCTAATTGTATCTACTGTGCTAGGCTTAGCAATTATGTTTAATCCTACCGTTGATAACCACCTTATAGATACTTTAATAGGTATTTCACTAGTTTTACTTTCTGCCATTTTTTGGGCGTTGTTTATTATTTATAGTAAGAGGGCTGTTTCGAATATTAGTCCTACTATTTTTACTAGTACTTATATGTGTATAACTACAGTACTTTTACTTTTTGGCTTTATAATTGATAGCAAAAATTTTACTACGTTTTTAACGCTTCAAACTCATACTATGATTTATTTAGTATTTTTGGCCATTTTTTGTTCTATCATTCCTTCATACTTGATGTCTTTTGGTCTTAAAAAAATTAATGCATCTCTTGCAGCAGTTATTAGTGCAATGGGACCAATAGTTACTTTAGGTTTAGATGTAGTTATTCTTAATCATAATTTAGCCTTGAATGAAATTATCGGTGCTATAATTGTTACAGCTTGTGTAACTTGTTTAACAAGGCTAAATGCTAAGGCATAAAAAATCACTCATAGCCATACGACTATGAGTGATTTTTTATTTTAATATAATGGGAATAGGTAATAGGCTATAGTAATAAACAGTGGCATAGTTATAGCGGATAAAATGGTAGTCCCCATTACGATTTGTGTTGCATATTCTGGATTATTCTTCATTTCAATAGCAATAAGAGACATATTGATAGCGGTAGGTACGCTGTAGGTTATGATGATGGTTTGTGCCGCTATTGGATGCATAGGACCGTAGAACATTATAAATAGTATGGTAATACCGGCGGCTATGAGTGGGCTCACAATGAGTCGTAAGGTCGATGCGAGCATGACATCCATCTTGAAGAAGTTTAGCGGTGTTCTATTAATCTGTACACCTAAGGCAATCATAGCGACGCCAACGAAGGCATTGGCAAATATATTGAGCGGTGCAAAGAAGAAGAGGCCGTGTAAATCAAAAGGGAGTAGGTGGCAAAGTAGTGCTAGTGGAATGGCATATACCATGGGCATGTGAAATACGACTTTTAGTGCATCCCTAGGGGTTAATCGTCCTGCTCCCGCTTGGTAGAAACCGTAGGTATTACTGCTAATAGTTTGGATAATCATGATAGATACAACACTCACTAAACCTAGATTAGCATAGGGGGTAGCACCATCGATGACGTAGGGAATGTTAGTAAATACAAAGATGGCAAGAGCGACACCCATGTTCCCAACATTATTAAACATGACGCAGTTTTTCAGAGTTGCAATCTTAGCCACATCATAACCTTGCATCTTTCCTACTACATCTGAAAGAATTGAGTTTAGTATTAGTACACAGAGTGCACAGAATACAATTTCCAAGGTACCTGAGTTAAGTTTGGCTTCGTACATCGCTCGAAATATAAAGGTAGGCAGCAGTATATAAAAGTTTAGTTTACTCAGCGTATATAGATCGAGTTTAAATTTTCTATCTAATACAAATCCTACCCCTATAAGTACTAGGATGGGTACCATAGAGTTTATAAAGATATGGCCTACTAATTCGAATAGATTCATCATCTCACCTAGAGTTTCTCATTAATATAAAGGCATAGTTTTAATGTATCATATAACTATATAGCAAATATACAGTTATCTTATATAAGTTAAAAGTGAATAAGCGTTATAGAATGTGCTTATTCTTTATAATATTATCATACCATAGTATGTATTTTTTGGAATTTAAAAAATTATTGATTATAATTTCTTATCATAATCATCAGAAATATCTATGCAATATGTGTTTTTGGATATACGACTTTAACCATCAATTTATAGTATAATATGAATATATTGTATATTTTAGTTTAGTGTTAGATTATGTATCTCTAGGGTGAGTAAGCATAGC of the Veillonella parvula genome contains:
- a CDS encoding amino acid ABC transporter substrate-binding protein, translating into MNWKKMMAVGLAAVSMMAFVTGCGGDAKKANTELPKKVVIGLDDSFPPMGFKDEKGEIVGFDIDMAKEAAKRAGMDVEFKAIDWSSKEAELKSKKIDALWNGLTVSPEREKNILFSNTYMKDKQYVIVRNDDDSIKGKADLAGKVVGVQQASTGEAALQNDPSGKTVKETKSYADFVSAFMDLGIGRVDAVIADGVIARYLMTKEPGKYKIVEGTDYGVDNFAVGFRKDDTALRDKINGILAEMKKDGTADKIAEKWLGSGADLDKSDAK
- a CDS encoding universal stress protein, with the translated sequence MVTYKTIVVPTDGSENAKRALEHALAVADRNQAELIVVHVANIVSAISNFDQTPISGGYVSEQIAEDMEETGKEILNDVVKEIPAGVKVKSVFEVGSPGPALLAVAKKYNADLIVMGSRGLGPLKGLFMGSVSSYVTSHSTCPVLIIK
- the trpS gene encoding tryptophan--tRNA ligase — translated: MAVIFSGIQPSGELTLGNYLGALRNFLDYQDTDECYYCIVNQHAITVPQDPKELFQNTRNLAALYLAVGLDPKKVTLFVQSEVPEHVKLGWVMQSISYVGELERMTQYKDKSQKQGDSIPTALLTYPPLMAADILLYGTNYVPVGEDQKQHLELTRNLAERFNRRFGETFVVPDIKVGEGGARVMSLQEPTKKMSKSDDNQNATIRLLDAPDLIVKKLKRAQTDSDNAVRYDKENKPGISNLMGIYRAITKDSYEAIEEMYAGKGYGVFKSDIADLLVATLEPIQQRYNELITSPELDVILDEGAAKAHAKASAMYRKVEQAMGLCRK
- a CDS encoding amino acid ABC transporter ATP-binding protein, whose protein sequence is MTFVNMERIEKRFNNQSVLRDVSLKMNRGEIVSIIGPSGSGKSTFLRCLGQLETIDGGSITVDGTVLASTENGVVKYASPQTQHELLLRMGMVFQSFNLFPHMTVLDNIMIAPRMVKGMKDDEISPIAEQLLNKVGLWEKRNMYPSRLSGGQQQRVAIARALAMNPEIMLFDEPTSALDPELTGEVLKTIKQLADDHMTMIIVTHEMNFAREVSDRVIFMADGVIQEEGTPEQIFNHPQNERTKAFLDNML
- a CDS encoding ArsR/SmtB family transcription factor yields the protein MTDKQESLLKLAELFKILGDPTRLKIVELLLESEMCVNHIAETMEMGQSAISHQLRVLRQARLVTYRKDGKTAYYSLNDDHVECLVRMGMEHVAHQ
- a CDS encoding DMT family transporter encodes the protein MKNIGILVVFLATVFLSTKSIWAKLIYLDSLSPLNVLVCRAVLSLPFFLIPMIRFDWNSVNKSKVFKYSFFGAILYLSSSIADFIGLLYISASLERAVLFTFPIYVFLLSSDLSRITFSKVVLIVSTVLGLAIMFNPTVDNHLIDTLIGISLVLLSAIFWALFIIYSKRAVSNISPTIFTSTYMCITTVLLLFGFIIDSKNFTTFLTLQTHTMIYLVFLAIFCSIIPSYLMSFGLKKINASLAAVISAMGPIVTLGLDVVILNHNLALNEIIGAIIVTACVTCLTRLNAKA
- a CDS encoding amino acid ABC transporter permease, producing the protein MLDYLLQIIPTIADGLKVTVSLFCIVWILSIPGGILMAMLRLSKLPLVDKLVDAFVYLMRGTPLMLQILFVYYALPIITDGAIQMDDATAAVLTFVLNYAAYLCEIFRGGIQSISRGQYEGAKVLGFTYAQTMRKIILPQMFKRVLPPLANETINLLKDTSLVYVLAMNDILRITKSIVQRDFDISAFLVAALFYLIFTFILTNIFNYLERRFAVYED
- a CDS encoding AEC family transporter; this encodes MNLFELVGHIFINSMVPILVLIGVGFVLDRKFKLDLYTLSKLNFYILLPTFIFRAMYEAKLNSGTLEIVFCALCVLILNSILSDVVGKMQGYDVAKIATLKNCVMFNNVGNMGVALAIFVFTNIPYVIDGATPYANLGLVSVVSIMIIQTISSNTYGFYQAGAGRLTPRDALKVVFHMPMVYAIPLALLCHLLPFDLHGLFFFAPLNIFANAFVGVAMIALGVQINRTPLNFFKMDVMLASTLRLIVSPLIAAGITILFIMFYGPMHPIAAQTIIITYSVPTAINMSLIAIEMKNNPEYATQIVMGTTILSAITMPLFITIAYYLFPLY